A genomic region of Arachis hypogaea cultivar Tifrunner chromosome 5, arahy.Tifrunner.gnm2.J5K5, whole genome shotgun sequence contains the following coding sequences:
- the LOC114927763 gene encoding uncharacterized protein has translation MAANFMTRFKSVEGKRYLINVAYSPSKAGYVWYMDALRGVSPTMVDWAGRFRNEIWLQHCDNSRQFGHITTNMSECINEVLKGIRYLPISTIVRITYERLQKLFVTKSREAQSQMAAECQFSQRLLAAIEKNREGIPKMRVTHCDRRALVFVVEELEPFEGWGTGSFRVRLSKGTCDYGLFQSLHYPCHHALAGCAAASIEWVPYVHPVYKHKAIFKVYEMEFSPIPEESMWVVWHGTRLCPNLAMHRKATRRPVSTRFWNDMDETEQHKKRCGLCRQYGHTRRGCPNQSTGDV, from the coding sequence ATGGCTGCAAACTTCATGACTCGGTTCAAGTCAGTAGAGGGCAAGAGGTACCTCATTAACGTTGCTTATAGTCCAAGCAAGGCCGGTTACGTGTGGTACATGGATGCATTGAGAGGAGTGTCGCCTACCATGGTTGACTGGGCTGGTCGTTTCAGGAATGAGATTTGGCTACAACATTGCGACAACAGCCGTCAGTTTGGTCACATTACGACAAATATGTCCGAGTGCATCAATGAAGTGTTGAAGGGCATCCGATACTTGCCGATATCTACCATTGTGCGCATCACGTACGAGAGATTACAGAAGTTGTTCGTCACGAAGAGCAGAGAGGCGCAGTCACAGATGGCTGCTGAATGCCAATTCTCACAGAGACTATTGGCTGCCATTGAAAAGAACAGAGAAGGGATACCAAAGATGCGTGTCACTCACTGCGACAGGCGGGCATTGGTGTTTGTTGTGGAGGAGCTTGAGCCGTTTGAGGGATGGGGGACCGGTTCCTTCCGTGTTCGGCTATCGAAGGGTACGTGTGACTACGGCTTATTCCAGTCCCTCCACTATCCATGCCATCACGCACTAGCTGGGTGTGCCGCTGCTAGCATTGAGTGGGTCCCGTATGTTCATCCTGTGTACAAACATAAAGCTATTTTCAAGGTGTACGAGATGGAGTTTTCCCCAATCCCAGAAGAGTCGATGTGGGTGGTGTGGCATGGGACTAGGTTGTGTCCTAACCTAGCAATGCATCGAAAGGCAACTAGAAGGCCCGTGTCCACCAGATTCTGGAATGACATGGACGAGACCGAGCAACATAAGAAGCGGTGTGGCCTGTGTAGGCAATACGGTCATACTAGAAGGGGATGTCCTAATCAGTCCACGGGTGATGTGTAG